The proteins below are encoded in one region of Maribacter aestuarii:
- a CDS encoding class I SAM-dependent methyltransferase, whose product MGRYISCFLLLLLISIQPVCAQYDRADWNDRDKWMHLDELFGAVDLSAGDVVADIGCHEGYLTFHLSKRVGDRGKVYAVDVRRNRLERLNESLGNNKISNVRTILGDYDNPKLPNNTLDVVFLIDTYHEIDDYEQMLLHIKSALKPGGKLLILEKLKEQHIGKSRAAQAMGHTLSISYVEKELKNAGFEIESRNSSFGTWNREPEKQMWVLTATVNPSD is encoded by the coding sequence ATGGGGAGATACATTAGCTGTTTTCTTTTGCTTCTATTAATTTCTATTCAGCCAGTATGCGCTCAGTACGACAGAGCTGATTGGAACGATAGGGATAAATGGATGCATTTAGACGAACTTTTTGGTGCTGTCGACTTGAGCGCTGGAGATGTCGTAGCTGATATCGGTTGCCATGAGGGATACTTGACTTTTCATTTATCTAAAAGAGTAGGGGATAGGGGAAAGGTTTATGCCGTGGATGTTCGTAGGAATCGCTTGGAACGCCTTAACGAAAGTCTGGGTAATAATAAAATTAGCAATGTACGGACGATTTTGGGTGATTATGACAATCCAAAATTACCCAATAATACGCTTGACGTTGTTTTTCTTATAGACACTTACCACGAAATTGATGACTACGAACAAATGTTGCTCCATATAAAGAGCGCCTTGAAACCTGGAGGTAAGCTACTAATCTTGGAAAAACTAAAAGAACAACACATCGGCAAATCCAGAGCGGCGCAAGCCATGGGTCACACGCTGTCCATTTCCTATGTTGAAAAAGAGTTAAAAAATGCAGGCTTTGAAATTGAAAGTAGGAATTCGAGTTTTGGTACTTGGAATCGAGAACCTGAAAAACAAATGTGGGTGCTGACTGCAACGGTTAACCCTAGCGATTAA